A DNA window from Helianthus annuus cultivar XRQ/B chromosome 15, HanXRQr2.0-SUNRISE, whole genome shotgun sequence contains the following coding sequences:
- the LOC110912830 gene encoding cilia- and flagella-associated protein 251 yields MKISSRSILSPGRATYSREPPPPPPIALSTSLSRSRSRRLSNSRSIKGGASPAMFPVTGKKRGCGFDNPEPSSPKVTCIGQVRVKTKKKHAKNVRRRKLEHSRSQRQHFKCLHNSNSNNNNNNNQRWVHIPLTICETLRTFGSEVSCLFPCGSSTEKMEEERQHGSCSAVVERWLVTLQDEEEVGNTRRHVFDDLEIVNDVILGSKDEEASRSVCVPPKNALLLMRCRSDPVKMEALTTRFWEPTLETYEEKDEDLKLEDEKFMVLDETNDQEHQEGEGTEEINDQEHQEGEGTEETNDQEHQESEGTEETNLEMGMEQSIQEEEEEEEEEEEEEDDQDKEQSMETDDSFFLGNLFEDQVIEEEKEEDSDMVDAQEKFFDTGESYIEKVKQFQGECEEMLTEFIERSQVPEEEAYEEIETGEQFEEEIEGMLTEFSERSEIPEEINEEIETGESNIEKVKQFEEGNEQMLTERSDVPEEEFFVQKTKTGESKMDKVKQFEVQGTETTGESNIEKVKQAEEKFEEMLTEFTEEIEVENEEREKIEALPECLLLMMYEPTEVSKETWVRSSDFTPSQSSKKKPVESNVNQLTTTTAVVPVARQPARSLSCSFPVPRSMITVLEEKLVNTMGFEPLLALTRCKSEPTRTVPESCSWQNQLEPPRRASFGVGMAGLGLCQFRS; encoded by the exons ATGAAGATTTCATCAAGATCAATCCTCAGTCCAGGCCGGGCAACATATTCTCgcgaaccaccaccaccaccacccatcgccctCTCAACCTCACTCAGCCGCAGCCGCAGCCGCAGGCTCAGCAACAGCCGCAGCATCAAAGGCGGCGCATCTCCGGCAATGTTCCCCGTCACCGGCAAGAAAAGAGGTTGCGGGTTCGACAACCCGGAACCCTCTTCCCCTAAAGTCACCTGCATTGGTCAGGTTCGGGTCAAGACAaaaaagaaacatgcgaaaaacgTAAGAAGACGGAAGTTGGAGCATTCCCGCAGTCAACGTCAGCACTTTAAATGTCTACACAATAGTAACagtaataacaataacaataataatcagAGATGGGTTCATATCCCATTGACAATTTGTGAAACCTTGAGGACGTTTGGGTCCGAGGTTAGCTGCTTGTTTCCTTGTGGTTCTTCAACGGAGAAGATGGAGGAGGAGAGGCAGCATGGGTCGTGTAGCGCGGTGGTTGAACGGTGGCTGGTGACTTTGCAGGACGAAGAAGAGGTTGGGAATACACGAAGGCATGTGTTTGATGATTTGGAGATTGTGAATGATGTTATATTGGGGAGTAAAGATGAGGAAGCTAGTAGGAGTGTTTGTGTGCCACCTAAAAATGCTTTGTTGTTAATGAGGTGTAGATCTGATCCTGTGAAGATGGAAGCTCTGACCACTCGATTTTGGGAGCCAACGTTGGAGACTTATGAAGAGAAAGATGAAGATCTTAAGTTGGAAGATGAAAAATTCATGGTTTTGGATGAAACTAATGATCAAGAACATCAGGAAGGTGAAGGTACAGAAGAAATTAATGATCAAGAACATCAGGAAGGTGAAGGTACAGAAGAAACTAATGATCAAGAACATCAGGAAAGTGAAGGTACAGAAGAAACTAATTTGGAAATGGGGATGGAACAGAGTatacaagaagaagaagaagaagaagaagaagaagaagaagaagaagatgatcaaGATAAAGAGCAGAGCATGGAAACCGATGATAGTTTTTTCCTTGGGAATTTGTTTGAAGATCAAgtaattgaagaagaaaaagaagaagattcTGATATGGTGGATGCTCAAGAAAAATTCTTTGACACAGGGGAGTCATACAtagaaaaagtcaaacagttCCAAGGAGAATGTGAAGAAATGTTAACAGAATTTATAGAAAGATCTCAAGTTCCAGAGGAAGAAGCCTATGAAGAAATTGAAACAGGggaacaatttgaagaagaaattGAGGGTATGTTGACAGAATTTAGTGAAAGATCTGAAATTCCGGAG GAAATCAATGAAGAAATTGAAACAGGGGAGTCAAACAtagaaaaagtcaaacagtttgaagAAGGAAATGAACAAATGTTAACAGAAAGATCTGATGTTCCTGAGGAAGAATTCTTTGTTCAAAAAACTAAAACAGGGGAGTCAAAGATGGATAAAGTCAAACAATTTGAAGTTCAAGGAACTGAAACAACAGGGGAGTCAAATATAGAAAAAGTCAAACAAGCTGAAGAAAAATTTGAAGAAATGTTGACAGAATTCACAGAAGAAATTGAAGTCGAAAACGAGGAGAGAGAGAAGATCGAAGCGTTGCCAGAATGTTTATTGTTAATGATGTATGAGCCAACGGAGGTTTCAAAGGAGACATGGGTCCGCAGCAGCGACTTCACCCCAAGTCAGTCCAGTAAGAAGAAGCCAGTTGAATCAAATGTCAATCAATTAACAACAACAACGGCTGTGGTTCCGGTGGCACGTCAACCGGCTCGATCATTATCGTGTTCATTTCCAGTACCGCGTTCAATGATCACGGTGCTAGAGGAAAAGTTAGTGAACACAATGGGGTTCGAGCCGCTGTTGGCTCTAACCAGGTGCAAGTCAGAGCCAACGAGGACGGTGCCAGAGAGTTGTAGCTGGCAAAACCAGCTGGAGCCTCCACGTCGAGCTTCATTTGGCGTGGG